The proteins below come from a single Metarhizium brunneum chromosome 1, complete sequence genomic window:
- the DPL1 gene encoding Sphingosine-1-phosphate lyase → MPGSSRMPVSLLGGFEKVKRRGPANPLDFLTVDLLRNIVFYYFVLRWTRRAFWKLKGRGPIGAILELYHVIHRTLYGYFLRAPGVRGKVQKQVNESIAQMSSKLIAQTDTRYLTLPKEGLTADTVRAELEMLANLDHTRWEDGFVSGAVYHGEESLIGLQTEAFGKFTVANPIHPDVFPGVRKMEAEVVSMVLNIFHAPPGAAGVSTAGGTESILMACLSARQKAYAERGVTEPEMILPYTAHTAFRKAGDYFGIKIHLVDCPAPSYQVDVKRVARLINPNTVLLVGSAPNFPHGIIDDIAALSRLAVRKKLPLHVDCCLGSFLVPYLEKAGFESELFDFRLKGVTSISCDTHKYGFAPKGNSTVLYRTAELRQYQYYVCPDWSGGVYASPGIAGSRPGALIAGCWASLLTVGEAGYVDACVKIVGAAKKIAEAIQSSGTLNGELEIVGKPLVSVVAFTALNLDIYDIADAMSSKGWHLNALQNPPAIHVAVTMPIAKVWERLVSDLETVIEEEREKERVRQVEGKGAKGKAMGNSAALYGVAGSLPNKSVVVDLAKGFLDILYKA, encoded by the exons ATGCCTGGAAGCTCTCGAATGCCCGTCAGtctcctcggcggcttcgAAAAGGTCAAGCGCCGAGGACCCGCCAACCCTCTCGATTTCCTCACCGTCGACCT GCTCCGGAATATCGTCTTCTACTACTTTGTCCTCCGATGGACCCGACGTGCTTTCTGGAAGCTCAAGGGTCGAGGCCCGATCGGCGCCATCCTCGAGTTGTACCATGTAATCCACCGCACATTATACGGTTATTTCCTTCGCGCCCCTGGCGTGCGTGGCAAGGTCCAGAAACAGGTCAACGAGTCCATTGCTCAAATGTCGTCCAAACTCATTGCACAGACTGATACCCGGTACTTGACGCTTCCCAAGGAGGGCTTGACCGCAGATACTGTGCGTGCGGAACTTGAGATGCTGGCCAACCTCGACCACACCCGCTGGGAGGATGGCTTCGTCTCCGGAGCCGTCTACCACGGCGAGGAAAGTCTCATCGGCCTGCAGACCGAGGCTTTTGGCAAGTTTACCGTTGCCAATCCCATCCACCCGGATGTCTTCCCGGGTGTGCGCAAGATGGAAGCTGAGGTAGTCAGCATGGTGCTCAACATATTTCATGCCCCTCCTGGAGCTGCCGGCGTTTCGACTGCTGGCGGTACTGAGAgcatcttgatggcttgtTTGAGCGCTCGCCAAAAGGCGTATGCCGAGCGCGGAGTTACGGAACCTGAAAT GATTCTCCCTTACACTGCACACACTGCCTTCCGCAAGGCCGGTGATTACTTTGGTATCAAGATTCACCTCGTCGACTGCCCTGCGCCCAGCTATCAGGTCGATGTCAAGAGAGTGGCGCGTCTGATCAACCCCAACACGGTTCTGCTAGTCGGTTCTGCTCCCAACTTTCCTCACGGTATCATCGACGACATCgcggccttgtccagacTGGCTGTCCGCAAGAAGCTCCCCCTCCACGTCGACTGCTGCCTAGGATCATTTCTCGTGCCGTATCTCGAAAAGGCCGGCTTCGAATCGGAGCTTTTCGATTTCCGTCTCAAAGGTGTTACCAGTATCAGTTGCGACACCCACAAGTACGGCTTTGCCCCCAAGGGTAATTCGACCGTGTTGTACCGCACGGCGGAGCTACGCCAGTACCAGTACTATGTCTGCCCTGACTGGTCCGGAGGCGTTTACGCATCTCCCGGTATTGCTGGATCGCGCCCTGGTGCATTGATCGCCGGCTGCTGGGCGAGCTTGTTGACCGTAGGCGAGGCCGGCTATGTGGATGCTTGTGTAAAGATTGTTGGTGCCGCCAAGAAGATCGCAGAGGCCATTCAAAGTTCTGGAACGCTCAACGGCGAGCTCGAGATTGTCGGTAAGCCCCTCGTTTCCGTGGTCGCCTTCACCGCTCTCAACCTCGACATCTACGACATCGCCGATGCCATGTCGAGCAAGGGATGGCATCTCAATGCGCTGCAGAACCCTCCGGCAATCCACGTGGCTGTAACCATGCCCATTGCCAAGGTGTGGGAGCGTCTGGTTAGCGACCTGGAGACTGTTATCGAGGAGGAACGCGAGAAGGAAAGAGTGCGTCAGGTGGAGGGCAAaggggccaagggcaaggccaTGGGCAACTCGGCTGCCCTGTATGGTGTAGCTGGCTCTCTGCCAAATAAGAGTGTTGTCGTGGACCTGGCAAAGGGATTCCTGGATATTTTGTACAAGGCATAA
- the pkp1 gene encoding [Pyruvate dehydrogenase (acetyl-transferring)] kinase, whose protein sequence is MSWKSSERLMDTIRHYAKFPATGVSLRQMVQFGDKPSIGTLFRASQFLAEELPIRLAHRVQELDDLPDGLNEMPSVMKVKDWYAQSFEEITQLPRPNLSKEIRDRLMKPTKGNGRHIQRLSDATPNPSIDEGDSSGWGGLTNSSNGNGKAKSLSRRYFATVDDTGDWPADLQLYNQRFAQTLHTIKRRHDGVVTTMAQGILEYKRRRQRMQIDGTIQSFLDRFYMSRIGIRMLIGQHIALTDQSHHRDPTYVGVICTKTNVKDLAQEAIENARFVCEDHYGLFEAPRIQLVCNPNLDFMYVPGHLSHMLFETLKNSLRAVVETHGMDKQEFPVTKVIVAEGKEDITIKISDEGGGIPRSAIPLVWTYMYTTVDRTPNLDPDFDKSDFKAPMAGFGYGLPISRLYARYFGGDLKLISMEGYGTDVYLHLNRLSSSSEPLQ, encoded by the exons atgtcGTGGAAGTCGTCAGAGAGACTGATGGACACCATCCGGCATTATGCCAAGTTTCCCGCCACGGGCGTGAGCCTGCGCCAGATGGTGCAGTTTGGTGACAAGCCATCCATAG GCACCTTATTCCGCGCCTCACAATTCTTGGCCGAGGAGTTGCCAATCCGCCTTGCGCATCGTGTCCAGGAACTAGATGACCTGCCTGATGGATTAAACGAGATGCCGTCTGTCATGAAAGTCAAAGATTGGTACGCTCAGTCGTTTGAG GAAATCACACAGCTTCCTCGGCCAAATCTGAGCAAAGAAATTCGCGATCGTCTCATGAAGCCTACCAAGGGCAACGGCCGCCATATCCAACGACTCTCCGACGCCACACCCAATCCCTCCATCGACGAAGGAGACTCTTCTGGCTGGGGCGGGCTGACAAATTccagcaacggcaacggcaaggcAAAGTCGCTGTCAAGGAGATATTTCGCCACTGTTGATGATACGGGTGATTGGCCTGCTGACCTGCAGCTTTACAATCAAAGATTTGCGCAAACCCTTCACACAATAAAGCGGAGACACGATGGAGTTGTCACCACAATGGCTCAAGGCATCTTGGAGTACAAGCGCCGACGTCAGCGAATGCAGATTGATGGTACCATACAATCATTCCTCGACCGATTTTACATGTCGCGTATCGGAATCAGAATGCTCATCGGGCAACACATTGCTCTCACCGACCAAAGTCACCACCGCGATCCAACCTATGTCGGCGTGATTTGCACAAAGACCAACGTGAAAGATCTCGCGCAAGAGGCCATCGAGAACGCGCGATTCGTTTGCGAGGACCATTACGGTCTGTTTGAGGCTCCCCGTATCCAGCTGGTCTGCAACCCCAATCTGGATTTCATGTATGTCCCGGGACACTTGTCACACATGCTCTTCGAAACTCTTAAGAATTCGCTTCGTGCTGTGGTTGAGACGCACGGGATGGACAAGCAGGAGTTTCCCGTGACCAAGGTCATTGTGGCCGAGGGCAAAGAAGACATTACCATCAAGATCTCTGACGAGGGCGGTGGCATACCACGAAGCGCTATTCCGTTGGTCTGGACGTACATGTATACAACTGTCGACCGCACGCCCAACTTGGACCCTGATTTCGACAAGAGCGACTTCAAAGCTCCCATGGCTGGCTTCGGCTACGGCTTACCTATTTCAAGACTGTACGCAAGATATTTTGGCGGCGACTTGAAGTTGATTAGCATGGAAGG CTACGGAACAGATGTGTATCTTCATCTGAACCGcctgtcgtcatcttcagagCCGCTACAGTAG